The following coding sequences are from one Musa acuminata AAA Group cultivar baxijiao chromosome BXJ1-6, Cavendish_Baxijiao_AAA, whole genome shotgun sequence window:
- the LOC103987934 gene encoding reticulon-like protein B1 — MSEVGDLKKINEKIHEYQGSSSSSDSDDEKPSFQNSRKKRLFGRKDTVHTVLGGGKSADIILWRNKQLSGSILTGVTVIWLLFVWMGYHLLTFICHFLILVLAVSFLWSNGASFVNRSPPKFPEVVLPEDLFITIAQSVRYEINEALATFYYVACGKDLKRFLMVIAGLWILSVIGSWFSFLTLFYIGFLILYTGPVFYENYEDHVDTAAEKAIHAINKQYAVLDAKVLQKIPYGTFANKKQH; from the exons ATGTCAGAAGTTGGTGATTTGAAGAAGATCAACGAGAAGATTCACGAGTACCAAGGGTCTTCGTCGTCGTCAGATTCAGATGATGAGAAGCCCTCGTTTCAGAACTCAAGGAAGAAACGACTGTTTGGAAGGAAGGATACTGTGCATACCGTCCTTGGAGGAGGAAAAT CTGCTGATATCATACTGTGGAGAAATAAACAACTGTCAGGAAGCATACTTACTGGAGTCACTGTTATCTGGCTTCTCTTTGTATGGATGGGCTATCATTTGCTGACATTTATCTGCCACTTTCTTATACTTGTACTAGCAGTGTCTTTCCTCTGGTCCAACGGTGCATCATTTGTCAACAG GTCCCCGCCCAAATTTCCTGAGGTTGTCTTGCCTGAGGACTTATTTATAACTATAGCTCAATCAGTAAGATATGAAATTAATGAGGCTTTGGCAACTTTCTATTATGTTGCTTGTGGAAAGGATCTGAAGAGGTTTTTGATG GTAATTGCAGGCTTGTGGATTCTTTCTGTAATTGGCAGCTGGTTCAGTTTCTTGACACTCTTCTACATAG GTTTTTTGATTCTGTACACCGGACCAGTATTCTATGAGAACTATGAGGATCATGTTGACACTGCTGCTGAGAAGGCAATCCATGCAATCAACAAGCAGTATGCAGTGCTGGATGCAAAGGTTCTTCAGAAAATTCCATATGGTACTTTTGCTAATAAAAAGCAGCACTGA